One stretch of Pandoraea oxalativorans DNA includes these proteins:
- a CDS encoding MFS transporter: MATTTAATTHAPMTKEERKVIFASSLGTVFEWYDFYLAGSLAAFISRHFFSGINPTAAFIFTLLSFAAGFAVRPFGAIVFGRIGDLVGRKYTFLVTITLMGLSTLVVGLLPGYASWGIAAPVIFIAMRLLQGLALGGEYGGAATYVAEHAPHGRRGFYTSWIQTTATLGLFLSLLVILGTRMAMGEEAFGDWGWRIPFILSIVLLLVSLWIRLQLSESPAFQRMKAEGKGSKAPLKESFGQWKNLKIVILALVGLTAGQAVVWYTGQFYSLFFMTQVLKVDGNTANIMVALGLLIGSPFFVFFGALSDKIGRKPIIMAGCLLAALLYLPIFKALTHYANPALEAATARSPITVIADPNECSFQFNPVGTSKFTSSCDIAKSYLSRAGLNYQNQAAPAGTLATVKIGDKVISSVDGKAADAKDKTKAFETEMSATLKADGYPPKADPAQMNKPMVVILLAILVIFVTMVYGPIAAMLVEMFPTRIRYTSMSLPYHIGNGWFGGFLPATAFAIVAAKGDIYSGLWYPIVIALITFVIGMLFIKETKDVDIYAND; this comes from the coding sequence ATGGCTACTACAACGGCAGCCACCACCCATGCGCCGATGACCAAAGAAGAACGCAAGGTCATCTTCGCGTCGTCGCTGGGCACGGTGTTCGAGTGGTATGACTTTTATCTGGCCGGTTCGCTGGCCGCGTTCATCAGCCGTCACTTCTTCTCCGGGATCAACCCGACGGCGGCCTTCATCTTCACACTGCTGTCGTTTGCTGCGGGCTTCGCGGTGCGTCCTTTCGGCGCCATCGTGTTCGGTCGCATCGGCGACCTCGTCGGTCGTAAATACACGTTCCTCGTCACCATCACGCTGATGGGTCTGTCGACGCTGGTCGTCGGTCTGCTGCCGGGCTATGCGTCCTGGGGCATCGCCGCGCCGGTGATCTTCATCGCCATGCGTCTGCTGCAGGGCCTGGCTCTCGGCGGCGAATACGGCGGTGCTGCCACGTACGTTGCGGAGCACGCACCGCATGGCCGTCGCGGCTTCTACACGTCGTGGATTCAGACGACCGCGACGCTGGGTCTCTTCCTCTCGCTGCTCGTGATTCTCGGCACCCGTATGGCGATGGGTGAAGAGGCGTTCGGCGACTGGGGCTGGCGCATTCCGTTCATCCTGTCGATCGTGCTGCTGCTCGTGTCGCTGTGGATTCGCCTGCAACTGAGCGAATCGCCGGCCTTCCAGCGCATGAAGGCAGAAGGTAAGGGATCGAAGGCACCGCTGAAGGAATCGTTCGGTCAGTGGAAGAACCTGAAGATCGTGATTCTGGCGCTGGTCGGCTTGACTGCGGGTCAGGCCGTCGTGTGGTACACGGGCCAGTTCTACTCGCTGTTCTTCATGACCCAGGTGCTTAAGGTCGACGGCAACACCGCGAACATCATGGTCGCGCTGGGTCTGCTGATCGGTAGCCCGTTCTTCGTGTTCTTCGGCGCACTGTCGGACAAGATCGGTCGCAAGCCGATCATCATGGCGGGCTGCCTGCTGGCTGCGCTGCTGTACCTCCCGATCTTCAAGGCGCTCACGCACTACGCCAACCCGGCGCTTGAAGCCGCCACCGCCCGTTCGCCGATCACGGTCATCGCCGATCCGAACGAATGCTCGTTCCAGTTCAACCCGGTGGGCACGTCGAAGTTCACCAGCTCGTGCGATATCGCGAAGAGCTACCTGTCGCGCGCCGGTCTGAACTATCAGAACCAAGCCGCACCCGCAGGCACGCTGGCCACGGTAAAGATTGGCGACAAGGTGATCTCGTCGGTCGACGGCAAGGCAGCGGACGCGAAGGACAAGACCAAGGCGTTCGAGACGGAGATGTCGGCCACGCTCAAGGCTGACGGCTATCCGCCGAAGGCCGACCCGGCGCAGATGAACAAACCGATGGTCGTGATCCTGCTGGCGATTCTGGTGATCTTCGTGACGATGGTGTACGGCCCGATTGCGGCGATGCTGGTGGAAATGTTCCCGACACGCATTCGCTACACGTCGATGTCGTTGCCGTATCACATCGGTAACGGCTGGTTCGGGGGCTTCCTCCCGGCCACGGCCTTCGCCATCGTGGCCGCTAAGGGCGACATCTACTCCGGCCTCTGGTACCCGATCGTGATCGCGCTCATCACCTTCGTGATCGGCATGCTCTTCATCAAGGAGACGAAGGACGTCGACATCTACGCCAACGACTGA
- a CDS encoding LysR family transcriptional regulator codes for MTERSLDLEAVRAFIRIVELGSFTRAAEALRTTQAAVSLKLKRLEDRLGFRLVERTPRYVELSAQGATFLDYARKLIDAHDRAVAAVAGARQRLTIGISDHVAGPELPALIARMNAQDPQLLIEIRIGTSADLLQRFDRRELDTVLVRMHVGRTDGEVVTEEKFGWFATPGWQHRTGEPLPLATMAEPCGVRAVAEQLLDEAGIPWTEVFVGGGVMAVAAAVMAGLGVAALSPRMVPFGAVDVGPRLSLPELPRLPIVLHTRVKDGRARGALAELGAAFRGAVRS; via the coding sequence ATGACTGAGCGTTCGCTTGATCTGGAGGCGGTTCGCGCCTTTATCCGTATTGTGGAGCTTGGCAGCTTCACGCGTGCTGCCGAGGCGTTGCGCACGACGCAGGCGGCGGTGAGCCTGAAGCTCAAACGGCTTGAAGACAGATTGGGTTTCCGGCTTGTTGAACGCACACCCCGGTATGTCGAGCTTTCGGCGCAGGGCGCCACCTTTCTCGACTACGCGCGCAAGCTCATCGATGCCCATGACCGTGCGGTCGCTGCGGTAGCGGGCGCGCGCCAACGTCTCACCATCGGCATCAGTGACCATGTCGCAGGGCCGGAACTGCCTGCGTTGATTGCCCGGATGAACGCACAGGACCCTCAGCTTCTGATCGAGATCAGAATCGGAACGTCGGCGGATCTGCTTCAGCGTTTCGACCGCAGAGAACTCGATACGGTGCTGGTACGCATGCATGTTGGCCGGACCGACGGGGAGGTCGTCACCGAAGAGAAGTTCGGCTGGTTCGCGACACCCGGTTGGCAGCACCGCACGGGGGAGCCGTTGCCGCTTGCCACGATGGCTGAGCCTTGCGGCGTACGCGCAGTCGCTGAGCAACTGCTCGACGAGGCGGGTATTCCCTGGACGGAGGTATTCGTTGGCGGAGGTGTGATGGCGGTGGCTGCTGCGGTGATGGCCGGGCTGGGGGTGGCGGCGCTGTCGCCGCGGATGGTGCCGTTTGGCGCGGTGGACGTCGGGCCCAGACTGTCGCTACCGGAGTTGCCGCGTCTGCCCATTGTGCTGCACACCCGCGTGAAGGACGGCCGGGCGCGCGGTGCGCTGGCCGAACTTGGAGCGGCCTTTCGGGGAGCCGTACGAAGCTGA
- a CDS encoding tautomerase family protein codes for MPLAHISMRTGKTEAYRQAIFDGVYRALRETFTVPEDGQFMALTEHDAANFRYGATYLDVARSDDLVFIQITANNTRTKEQKKALFRRIAELLSENPGIRPEDVFVNLVEVEKENWSLGLGLSQYA; via the coding sequence ATGCCACTCGCTCACATTTCAATGCGTACGGGAAAGACCGAGGCTTACAGACAAGCCATATTCGATGGCGTTTATCGCGCGCTGCGGGAAACCTTCACGGTTCCCGAAGACGGCCAGTTCATGGCGTTGACCGAGCATGACGCAGCGAACTTCCGCTACGGGGCGACTTATCTCGACGTGGCGCGAAGCGACGACCTCGTGTTCATCCAGATCACTGCAAACAACACCCGCACGAAGGAACAAAAGAAGGCGCTGTTCCGGCGGATTGCCGAGCTGCTCAGCGAGAATCCCGGCATCCGCCCCGAGGACGTATTCGTGAATCTCGTCGAAGTCGAGAAAGAAAACTGGTCGCTGGGACTGGGCCTCTCGCAGTACGCGTGA
- a CDS encoding zf-TFIIB domain-containing protein, with the protein MKCPVCGVPDMLMTERQGVEIDYCPKCRGVWLDRGELDKLIERTDGTPAASAQAVQGGHGGRGGFGHGGYDAREHRASREYRDDNDMRDDDDRHRNTHHGHDDRRRHYDRSRKKKSLFEMFDFD; encoded by the coding sequence ATGAAGTGTCCTGTATGCGGTGTCCCGGATATGTTGATGACCGAGCGTCAGGGGGTGGAGATCGATTACTGCCCGAAGTGTCGTGGCGTGTGGCTCGATCGTGGCGAGTTGGACAAGCTGATCGAGCGCACGGACGGGACCCCCGCGGCGTCTGCGCAAGCCGTGCAAGGCGGCCACGGCGGGCGGGGTGGATTTGGACACGGCGGGTACGACGCACGTGAGCATCGGGCGTCCCGTGAATATCGTGACGATAATGACATGCGCGATGACGACGACAGACACCGCAACACCCATCATGGCCACGACGACCGCCGTCGCCACTACGACCGTTCGCGCAAGAAGAAGTCGTTGTTCGAGATGTTCGACTTCGATTGA
- a CDS encoding TerC family protein, with translation MDYLLALAVDPAVWAALVTLVVMEVVLGIDNLIFISILTNKLPLAMRARTQRMGIGLALVMRLALLGTVAWIAKLTTPLFELFDHGFSWRDLILIAGGLFLVWKATKEMHHHVATGTEDEANGDASGTLATITARAAVMQILVLDLVFSIDSIVTAVGMTEHIPIMFIAVIAAVTAMLFMAGPLSRFIAANPTVVMLALGFLLVIGMTLIAEGFGSHIPKGYIYAAMAFSAFVEGLNMMTRRAKARRDAQKARVLH, from the coding sequence ATGGACTATCTACTTGCTTTGGCGGTCGACCCGGCGGTGTGGGCGGCGCTTGTCACGCTGGTGGTCATGGAGGTCGTGCTCGGCATCGACAACCTGATCTTCATCTCGATCCTGACGAACAAATTGCCGCTGGCGATGCGCGCACGCACGCAGCGCATGGGTATCGGATTGGCGCTGGTCATGCGGTTGGCGTTGCTCGGCACGGTGGCCTGGATCGCCAAACTGACGACACCGCTCTTCGAATTGTTCGACCACGGCTTCTCGTGGCGTGATCTGATCCTGATCGCCGGTGGTCTCTTCCTAGTGTGGAAGGCGACGAAGGAGATGCATCACCACGTGGCGACGGGAACCGAAGACGAAGCGAACGGCGACGCGTCGGGCACGCTGGCGACGATCACCGCACGCGCGGCCGTGATGCAGATTCTGGTGCTGGACCTGGTGTTCTCCATCGACAGCATTGTGACGGCAGTGGGCATGACCGAGCACATCCCGATCATGTTCATCGCGGTGATCGCAGCCGTGACGGCGATGCTGTTCATGGCCGGTCCGCTCTCGCGCTTCATCGCGGCGAATCCGACGGTGGTCATGCTGGCGCTGGGCTTCCTGCTGGTGATTGGCATGACGCTGATCGCCGAGGGCTTCGGGTCGCACATCCCGAAGGGTTATATCTACGCGGCCATGGCGTTCTCGGCCTTCGTCGAAGGGCTGAACATGATGACGCGTCGTGCCAAGGCGCGACGTGACGCGCAGAAAGCGCGCGTGCTGCACTAA
- a CDS encoding LysR family transcriptional regulator gives MLNYRHLYYFWVVVKEGGFARAADRLDMAVQTISAQVRELERSLGHQLLKPAGRGVAMTEPGQAAFRRAEEIFRLGQSIPDEVRAAASGRVARLAVGLADGISKLAAHAILAPVLDTPSLRLVCHEGEHEQLLAELALHELDLVLASQPAPYNPTLRLASERLVESPVDWYGPASRVRNVSRDTFPQCLASLPVLLPTGHSALRARLDQWFETQGIRPNIVGEFEDSALMAVFATRGMGVFPLSEAGAGDVSLLRGLRWLGRPDDVHEDIHAIRSRRGEGHPLVTRIVEGMRVTTNGVPSGSDIRRTDAPSGPSSSVRKPHVES, from the coding sequence ATGTTGAACTACCGCCATCTTTACTACTTCTGGGTGGTCGTCAAGGAAGGTGGCTTTGCCAGAGCCGCCGACCGCCTCGACATGGCCGTCCAGACCATCAGCGCGCAGGTCCGTGAGCTGGAAAGGTCGCTGGGTCACCAGTTACTCAAACCGGCCGGACGCGGCGTCGCCATGACCGAACCCGGACAGGCCGCTTTCCGACGCGCCGAGGAAATCTTCCGTCTCGGGCAGTCGATTCCCGACGAAGTCCGCGCAGCCGCAAGCGGCCGTGTGGCACGCCTCGCCGTCGGTCTCGCCGACGGCATCTCGAAACTCGCGGCCCACGCCATTCTCGCACCGGTGCTCGACACCCCATCGCTGCGACTCGTATGCCACGAAGGCGAGCACGAACAGTTGCTCGCCGAACTCGCCCTGCACGAGCTCGATCTGGTGCTTGCCAGCCAGCCCGCGCCGTACAACCCGACCTTGCGGCTTGCGAGCGAGCGTCTGGTGGAGTCGCCTGTCGACTGGTACGGACCGGCATCGCGCGTGCGCAACGTCTCGCGCGACACGTTCCCACAATGCCTTGCGTCCCTGCCCGTATTATTGCCGACGGGACACTCGGCCCTGCGCGCCCGCCTCGACCAGTGGTTCGAGACACAGGGCATTCGTCCGAACATTGTGGGCGAATTTGAAGACAGCGCGCTGATGGCGGTGTTCGCCACGCGCGGCATGGGTGTGTTCCCGCTGAGCGAAGCCGGGGCCGGCGACGTCTCGCTGCTGCGCGGTCTGCGCTGGCTGGGCCGTCCGGACGACGTCCACGAGGACATTCACGCGATCCGCTCGCGACGCGGCGAAGGCCACCCGCTCGTCACCCGCATCGTCGAGGGTATGCGAGTCACCACGAACGGGGTGCCGTCCGGTTCTGATATAAGAAGGACTGACGCGCCATCCGGGCCGTCGTCATCTGTAAGGAAACCTCATGTCGAGTCGTAG
- a CDS encoding AI-2E family transporter: MSSRSDQRKFFHLMLFVVTIVFGWILFPLFGAVFWGTILAVLFQPVQRRILVRMRARPNLAALTTLALILLIVILPLTLVVGMLTQEISTALVRFRTDLPQLTVSFQQLLDRLPASVHRIMDLAGVQDVNAIQQKLGDGAAQIGRLVAVYLVSIGQNTAQLLMSFGVMLYLLFFLLRDGTALGAMIRRALPLDERHKGQLIRQFTTVVRATVKGNIAVAVAQGALGGFIFAVLGIQGYVLAAVVMAFLSLLPAVGAAVVWVPVGIWLLLAGHIWKAVILFAFCGTIVSLVDNVLRPILVGKDTKLPDWVVLISTLGGMSLFGLTGFVIGPLIAALFIASWNIYTRLRDDDEAVDAG, translated from the coding sequence ATGTCGAGTCGTAGCGACCAGCGCAAGTTCTTCCACCTCATGCTGTTCGTCGTGACGATCGTGTTCGGGTGGATTCTGTTTCCGCTGTTCGGCGCAGTGTTCTGGGGGACGATTCTCGCCGTGCTGTTCCAGCCGGTGCAGCGCCGCATTCTGGTTCGTATGCGCGCACGCCCCAATCTCGCCGCCCTCACCACGCTCGCGCTGATTCTGCTCATCGTGATTCTGCCGCTCACGCTCGTCGTGGGCATGCTCACGCAGGAAATCAGCACGGCGCTCGTACGCTTTCGCACCGATCTGCCGCAACTGACGGTGTCCTTCCAGCAATTGCTCGATCGCCTGCCCGCCAGCGTTCACCGGATCATGGATCTGGCCGGTGTGCAGGACGTCAACGCCATTCAGCAAAAACTGGGCGACGGGGCCGCACAGATCGGGCGTCTGGTTGCGGTGTACCTCGTGAGCATTGGGCAGAACACCGCGCAGTTGCTGATGAGCTTCGGCGTGATGCTCTATTTGCTGTTCTTCCTGCTGCGCGACGGGACAGCGCTCGGCGCGATGATTCGACGCGCCCTGCCGCTCGACGAGCGTCACAAGGGGCAGTTGATCCGGCAATTCACCACCGTGGTCCGCGCGACGGTCAAAGGCAACATCGCGGTAGCGGTGGCGCAAGGCGCGCTCGGCGGCTTCATCTTCGCCGTGCTCGGCATTCAGGGCTACGTGCTGGCGGCCGTGGTGATGGCCTTTCTGTCGCTGCTTCCGGCCGTGGGCGCTGCCGTGGTGTGGGTGCCCGTGGGCATCTGGCTGCTGCTCGCCGGGCATATCTGGAAGGCGGTGATCCTGTTCGCGTTCTGCGGCACCATCGTCAGCCTGGTCGATAACGTGCTGCGCCCGATCCTCGTGGGCAAGGACACCAAGCTGCCCGACTGGGTCGTGCTGATCTCCACGCTCGGCGGCATGTCGCTCTTCGGCCTGACGGGTTTCGTGATCGGGCCGCTCATCGCCGCGCTTTTCATCGCGAGCTGGAACATCTACACGCGTCTGCGCGATGACGATGAGGCGGTCGATGCAGGCTGA
- a CDS encoding tetratricopeptide repeat protein, whose translation MTTPLDARCERARQLSAAGWLDEAIAELRQVLKQSPEFLPALEGLAYVSLRTGAFEGAADAFDRLLALVPRPGAQATFDAAMASLQAGRPMRAEALFEATVQQSPDVIGTMHTVGLTWAQAGDNARALVWFERTSAKAPALWQAHFNRGRALGALGRFDEEIAAYRLANAIAPQQPDPLVNLGVALREQHAFADALQCLRDAVKLSPDHAGARTNRAQTNLLLGDFEHGWHDYEWRWQDGGQKRRFNDRLWDGKAPLAGKTVFVYSEQGFGDTLQFVRFVPRLVAMGATVVLSVQAPLVTLLGGFARGVTVLGEHMPVPSFDWQLPLLSLPHLLKVAGDVAVHTPYLRSSAGREMVWRSALGAKPEGAVRVGFVWRTRAFPPHRDIALKHWAPLFATNAQFYSLQVDATDEEHAELASYRSAHGNVHDIGAKLSDFAETAAVIAQMDLVIAADTAVVHLAGALGKPVWVLLNYTPDWRWQLTRRDSDWYPSVSLYRQPSRGDWDGLMAQVATDVEGILQQ comes from the coding sequence ATGACGACGCCATTAGACGCGCGTTGCGAGCGTGCACGACAACTCAGTGCCGCCGGCTGGCTCGACGAGGCGATCGCCGAGTTACGACAAGTTCTGAAACAATCCCCCGAATTTCTTCCCGCGCTCGAAGGGCTCGCCTATGTCTCGTTGCGCACAGGCGCTTTCGAGGGCGCGGCCGATGCCTTCGACCGTCTGCTCGCGCTCGTGCCGCGTCCGGGGGCGCAAGCGACGTTTGACGCTGCGATGGCCAGCCTGCAGGCCGGGCGTCCGATGCGCGCCGAAGCGCTGTTCGAAGCGACGGTACAGCAATCGCCCGACGTCATCGGCACGATGCACACGGTCGGTCTGACGTGGGCGCAGGCGGGCGACAACGCGCGTGCGCTCGTCTGGTTCGAACGTACCTCGGCCAAAGCGCCTGCACTGTGGCAGGCGCATTTCAACCGCGGTCGAGCGCTCGGTGCGCTGGGTCGCTTCGACGAAGAGATCGCTGCCTACCGGCTCGCCAATGCCATTGCGCCGCAGCAGCCGGACCCGCTGGTGAATCTGGGCGTGGCGCTGCGCGAGCAGCATGCCTTCGCCGATGCGCTCCAATGCCTGCGCGATGCCGTCAAGCTGTCGCCGGATCACGCGGGCGCGCGGACCAACCGGGCGCAAACCAATTTGCTGCTGGGCGACTTCGAGCACGGCTGGCACGACTACGAATGGCGCTGGCAGGACGGTGGCCAAAAGCGACGTTTCAACGATCGTTTGTGGGACGGCAAAGCGCCGCTCGCGGGTAAGACGGTGTTCGTCTACAGCGAGCAGGGCTTCGGCGACACGTTGCAGTTCGTGCGCTTCGTGCCGCGTCTGGTGGCGATGGGGGCGACGGTGGTGCTCTCCGTGCAGGCACCGCTGGTCACGCTGCTGGGCGGCTTCGCGCGCGGCGTGACAGTGCTCGGCGAGCACATGCCCGTGCCGTCGTTCGACTGGCAATTGCCGCTGCTTAGCCTGCCGCATCTGCTCAAGGTCGCGGGAGATGTGGCGGTGCATACGCCCTATCTGCGCTCCAGCGCCGGACGCGAGATGGTCTGGCGTTCCGCCCTCGGGGCAAAGCCGGAAGGGGCAGTGCGTGTTGGATTTGTGTGGCGCACGCGTGCGTTCCCGCCGCATCGGGACATCGCACTGAAGCACTGGGCCCCGCTGTTTGCCACGAACGCCCAATTCTATTCGTTACAGGTCGACGCCACGGATGAGGAGCACGCCGAACTCGCGAGCTACCGAAGCGCGCACGGCAACGTGCACGACATCGGCGCGAAGCTCAGCGACTTCGCGGAGACGGCGGCCGTCATCGCGCAAATGGATCTGGTGATTGCCGCCGACACGGCGGTGGTGCATCTGGCCGGTGCGCTGGGCAAACCGGTGTGGGTACTGCTGAACTACACGCCGGACTGGCGCTGGCAACTGACACGGCGCGACAGCGACTGGTATCCGTCGGTTTCGTTGTACCGGCAGCCGTCGCGCGGGGACTGGGACGGCCTGATGGCACAAGTCGCGACGGACGTCGAAGGTATCCTGCAGCAGTAA
- a CDS encoding ABC transporter permease: protein MTRVARPFIPATARRLLPNRWDFIAFPIIIGFLMVSSSGIRQTWAPLADLHTEVISLDPTNLPEYALRTTLRMLAAMIASLIFTLVYGTLAAKSRRAEKLLVPMLDILQSVPVLGYISFTVTFFLALFPGRVLGAECAAIFAIFTSQAWNMTFSFYQSMRTQPRDLSEVAVNLRLSPWQRFWKLDVPYSMPGLIWNMMMSMSGGWFFVVASEAITVGDKTVTLPGIGAYLATAILQRDLGAVGWVILAMVVVIVIYDQFLFRPMVAWSDKFRLEDTVSQAAPESWVLNVIQRTRAIQLLLRPLGKLLRTIARMRMPISLPAAIHSESKSSLSRVIDWLWAALLVVLGVFAAWKIVTFVLSEVGGPEILRVFGLGLITLVRVVVLIAIASVVWVPLGVLIGLRPKLAERIQPLAQFLAAFPANLLFPIFVVLIVHFHLNADIWLSPLIVLGTQWYILFNVIAGATAFPNDFKEAATNFRIRGWQWWRQVMLPGIFPYYVTGAITASGGAWNASIVSEYVQWGDDKVAAHGLGAYIAQTTAAGDYPRILLGIAVMALFVVLFNRLLWRPMYAIAENKLRLN, encoded by the coding sequence ATGACGCGCGTAGCCCGTCCGTTCATCCCCGCCACCGCGCGACGCCTGCTGCCCAACCGCTGGGATTTCATCGCTTTCCCGATCATCATCGGCTTTCTGATGGTCAGCTCGTCGGGCATCCGACAGACCTGGGCCCCGCTGGCCGATCTGCATACCGAAGTCATCTCGCTGGACCCGACCAATCTGCCCGAGTACGCACTACGCACCACCTTGCGTATGCTCGCGGCGATGATCGCTTCGCTGATCTTCACGCTGGTCTATGGCACGCTCGCGGCCAAGAGCCGCCGCGCGGAAAAGCTGCTGGTGCCGATGCTCGACATTCTTCAGTCGGTGCCGGTGCTGGGCTATATCTCATTTACCGTCACTTTCTTCCTCGCCCTGTTCCCGGGACGCGTGCTTGGCGCCGAATGCGCCGCCATCTTCGCGATCTTCACGAGTCAGGCGTGGAACATGACATTCTCGTTCTACCAGTCGATGCGTACCCAGCCGCGCGATCTGTCCGAAGTCGCAGTCAATCTGCGTCTTTCGCCGTGGCAGCGCTTCTGGAAGCTCGATGTCCCCTATTCCATGCCGGGCCTCATCTGGAACATGATGATGAGCATGTCGGGCGGATGGTTCTTCGTGGTGGCGTCCGAGGCGATCACCGTGGGCGACAAGACGGTCACGCTGCCGGGCATCGGGGCGTATCTCGCCACCGCCATCCTCCAGCGCGATCTGGGTGCAGTCGGCTGGGTGATTCTGGCGATGGTCGTGGTCATCGTCATTTACGACCAGTTCCTGTTCCGCCCGATGGTCGCCTGGTCGGACAAGTTCCGCCTGGAAGACACGGTCTCGCAGGCCGCGCCCGAATCGTGGGTGCTTAACGTCATTCAACGCACGCGCGCCATTCAGTTGCTGCTGCGTCCGCTGGGCAAGCTGCTGCGCACCATCGCCCGCATGCGTATGCCGATCTCGCTGCCCGCCGCGATCCACTCGGAGTCGAAGTCGTCGCTCTCGCGCGTGATCGACTGGCTGTGGGCCGCGCTGCTCGTGGTGCTCGGTGTGTTCGCCGCGTGGAAGATCGTCACGTTCGTGCTGAGCGAAGTCGGCGGCCCGGAGATTCTGCGCGTGTTCGGCCTCGGCCTGATCACACTGGTGCGCGTCGTCGTGCTCATCGCGATTGCGTCGGTGGTCTGGGTGCCGCTGGGGGTGCTGATCGGACTGCGTCCGAAGCTCGCCGAGCGCATTCAGCCGCTCGCCCAGTTCCTCGCGGCGTTCCCGGCCAACCTGCTGTTCCCGATCTTCGTGGTGCTGATCGTCCACTTCCATCTGAATGCGGACATCTGGCTCTCGCCGCTGATCGTGCTGGGCACGCAGTGGTACATCCTGTTCAACGTCATCGCCGGTGCGACCGCGTTCCCGAACGACTTCAAGGAAGCCGCCACCAACTTCCGCATTCGCGGCTGGCAGTGGTGGCGTCAGGTCATGCTGCCAGGCATCTTCCCCTATTACGTGACGGGGGCGATCACGGCGTCGGGCGGCGCGTGGAACGCGTCCATCGTGTCGGAATACGTGCAGTGGGGCGACGACAAGGTCGCCGCGCACGGTCTGGGCGCCTACATCGCACAAACGACGGCCGCCGGCGACTATCCGCGCATTCTGCTCGGTATCGCGGTCATGGCGCTGTTCGTCGTGCTGTTCAACCGTTTGCTGTGGCGTCCGATGTACGCCATCGCTGAAAACAAGCTTCGTCTGAATTGA
- a CDS encoding AAA-associated domain-containing protein codes for MPNDTQTMSGKEIFSLANVSRGFRKGSDERQVLDGVNLQLHEGEIVGLLGRSGSGKSTLLRIIAGLIQPSSGDIRYMGEPLESPPEGVAMVFQTFALFPWLTVLQNVEAGLEALGVEPKERRKRALAAIDLIGLDGFENAYPRELSGGMRQRVGFARALVVNPTLLLMDEPFSALDVLTAETLRTDLLDLWSQRQLPIKSILIVTHNIEEAVFMCDRILVLSSNPGRVVAEIKVPFPHRRNRLDPAFRKMVDDIYALMTSRRNAHTTQKMPLELSSPLHEVSTNLMAGLLEALAVPPYNGRADLPDIAQTLLLEVDDLFPVAEILDQLGFAELKEGDILLTAAGKRFVDVSTQERKVLFAEHLLRHVPLAAKIRAVLQERRGQRAPRVRFEQELEDSMSDDLAQETLDTAINWGRYAEIFSYNDHTETFSLEDVEGAT; via the coding sequence ATGCCGAACGATACTCAAACGATGTCCGGAAAAGAGATCTTCTCGCTCGCCAACGTCAGTCGCGGCTTCCGCAAGGGCAGTGACGAGCGTCAGGTCCTCGACGGCGTGAACCTGCAACTGCATGAAGGCGAGATCGTCGGCCTGCTGGGCCGCTCCGGCTCGGGCAAATCGACGCTGCTGCGCATCATCGCGGGCCTGATTCAGCCCAGCTCGGGTGACATCCGCTACATGGGCGAACCGCTCGAGAGCCCGCCGGAAGGCGTGGCAATGGTGTTCCAGACCTTCGCGCTGTTCCCGTGGCTCACCGTGCTGCAAAACGTGGAAGCCGGACTGGAAGCGCTCGGCGTCGAGCCGAAGGAGCGCCGCAAGCGCGCGCTGGCCGCCATCGACCTGATCGGTCTGGACGGCTTCGAGAATGCCTATCCGCGCGAACTGTCCGGCGGCATGCGCCAGCGCGTGGGATTCGCCCGGGCACTGGTCGTCAACCCCACGCTCCTGCTCATGGACGAGCCGTTCTCCGCGCTCGACGTGCTCACGGCCGAAACGCTGCGCACCGACCTGCTCGATTTGTGGAGCCAGCGTCAGTTGCCGATCAAGTCGATCCTGATCGTCACGCACAACATCGAGGAAGCCGTGTTCATGTGCGACCGGATTCTGGTGCTGTCGTCGAATCCGGGCCGCGTGGTCGCCGAGATCAAGGTGCCGTTCCCGCATCGCCGCAACCGCCTCGATCCCGCCTTCCGCAAGATGGTGGACGACATCTACGCGCTGATGACCTCGCGTCGTAACGCGCACACCACGCAGAAGATGCCGCTGGAGCTCTCCAGCCCGCTGCACGAAGTGTCGACCAACCTGATGGCCGGTCTGCTCGAGGCGCTGGCGGTGCCGCCGTACAACGGACGTGCCGACTTGCCCGATATCGCGCAGACGCTGTTGTTGGAGGTCGACGATCTCTTCCCCGTCGCCGAAATTCTCGATCAGCTGGGCTTTGCCGAACTCAAGGAAGGCGACATTCTGCTCACGGCCGCAGGCAAGCGATTCGTGGACGTCAGCACGCAGGAGCGTAAGGTGCTGTTCGCCGAACACCTGCTGCGCCACGTGCCGCTCGCCGCAAAGATTCGTGCGGTGTTGCAGGAGCGTCGCGGACAGCGCGCGCCGCGCGTGCGTTTCGAGCAGGAGCTGGAAGACTCGATGTCGGACGATCTCGCGCAGGAAACGCTCGACACCGCGATCAACTGGGGCCGTTACGCCGAGATCTTCTCGTACAACGACCACACGGAAACGTTCAGTCTTGAGGACGTGGAAGGCGCGACCTGA